A stretch of Schaalia odontolytica DNA encodes these proteins:
- the mihF gene encoding integration host factor, actinobacterial type: protein MALPDLTPEQRAQALEKATQARRRRAEVKNALKARSMNLSEVLELADSDEAVAKMKVVSLLESLPRVGTNTAAVLMDEYKIAQSRRVRGLGPVQRKALVERFG, encoded by the coding sequence ATGGCACTACCTGATCTCACGCCAGAACAGAGGGCGCAAGCTCTCGAGAAGGCAACGCAGGCACGGAGGCGTCGCGCCGAAGTGAAGAACGCGCTCAAGGCGCGCTCGATGAACCTCTCGGAGGTTTTGGAACTCGCTGATTCAGACGAAGCAGTCGCGAAGATGAAGGTCGTTTCGCTACTGGAGTCGCTGCCGCGCGTCGGCACGAACACGGCTGCCGTACTGATGGACGAGTACAAGATCGCCCAGAGCAGGCGCGTGCGTGGCCTCGGCCCCGTCCAGCGGAAGGCGCTCGTCGAGCGTTTCGGCTGA
- the gmk gene encoding guanylate kinase, giving the protein MTKAQLTVLAGPTAVGKGTVVAALTKRYPTLNVSVSATTRDPRPGELNGVHYYFVSAQEFDAMIERGDMLEWALVHGKNKYGTPRGPVDEALAAGKPVLLEIDLAGARQVRTNRPDAQFIFLAPPSWEELERRLIGRGTEGPEEQARRLATARVELEAASEFDHVVINDDVERAVDELARLIGLE; this is encoded by the coding sequence ATGACTAAGGCTCAACTGACTGTCCTCGCTGGCCCTACAGCCGTTGGAAAGGGAACTGTTGTCGCTGCGCTCACGAAGCGCTACCCGACGCTCAACGTGTCGGTCTCGGCAACAACTCGCGATCCTCGGCCCGGTGAACTGAACGGCGTCCACTACTACTTTGTCTCCGCCCAAGAGTTCGATGCAATGATCGAACGCGGAGACATGTTGGAGTGGGCGCTTGTTCATGGGAAAAACAAGTACGGGACGCCTCGCGGACCCGTCGATGAAGCCCTCGCTGCTGGCAAGCCCGTGCTTCTTGAGATCGACCTGGCCGGCGCGCGCCAGGTCCGCACCAACAGGCCCGACGCACAGTTCATTTTCTTGGCTCCACCTTCGTGGGAGGAGCTCGAGCGTCGCCTCATTGGCCGCGGCACGGAAGGCCCCGAGGAACAGGCTCGCCGTCTGGCTACCGCCCGCGTTGAGCTCGAGGCTGCCTCGGAGTTTGACCATGTTGTGATCAACGACGACGTGGAGCGCGCGGTGGATGAGCTGGCTCGGCTCATTGGCCTGGAGTAG
- the rpoZ gene encoding DNA-directed RNA polymerase subunit omega, with product MSGIVAQPVGITSPPIDDLLEHVDSKYALVIFAAKRARQINSYNLQLQQNMIQFVGPVVDVQPDEKPLAVSLREINEGLLSLEANPEA from the coding sequence ATGTCCGGAATTGTTGCCCAGCCCGTGGGCATCACGTCCCCGCCCATTGACGATCTGCTGGAGCACGTCGATTCCAAGTACGCGCTGGTTATCTTCGCCGCGAAGCGTGCGCGCCAGATTAACTCTTACAATCTGCAGCTTCAGCAGAACATGATCCAGTTCGTGGGTCCGGTCGTCGACGTGCAGCCGGATGAGAAGCCGCTTGCGGTTTCCCTGCGTGAGATCAACGAAGGCCTCCTGTCTCTCGAAGCTAACCCCGAGGCCTGA
- the coaBC gene encoding bifunctional phosphopantothenoylcysteine decarboxylase/phosphopantothenate--cysteine ligase CoaBC — protein sequence MATIVVGVTGGVAAFKAPIVVRECQRAGHDVYVAATRASLDFVGRSTWEGITSRPVAVDIAGEGRAEHVELARIADLIIVVPATANSLARLAAGFADDMVSLTVLASDAPVVVAPAMHSNMWLAPATQANVKTLRERGFHVIEPASGALGSGDSGVGRLPEPGDIARAALEILAAHEQASSALAGRTVVVTAGGTREPIDPVRFLGNKSSGRQGLAIASAAARAGATVRVIAANIESALLATLPTAVQVTRVGSTLQMREATFAQVADADALVMTAAVADFRPEAASESKIKKDPSNEEAPTIRLVRNPDILAEIGHSDQRPPLVVGFAAETGTDEEILAYGADKAARKGADFICLNRVGESVGFGDVPNDIRLLDARGTIAGRYVGSKDEVAAGLVGHMASFLDNLKR from the coding sequence ATGGCAACGATCGTCGTCGGCGTGACCGGCGGCGTCGCAGCCTTCAAAGCACCCATCGTGGTCCGCGAGTGTCAACGCGCGGGCCACGACGTGTATGTCGCTGCGACGCGCGCGTCTTTGGATTTCGTTGGCCGTTCCACCTGGGAGGGCATCACGTCCCGCCCGGTCGCCGTGGATATCGCGGGGGAGGGGCGCGCCGAGCATGTGGAGCTCGCTCGCATCGCGGATCTCATCATCGTCGTGCCGGCGACCGCGAATTCTTTGGCGCGCCTCGCCGCTGGCTTCGCCGACGACATGGTGTCACTGACGGTTCTTGCATCGGACGCTCCCGTTGTCGTTGCCCCGGCGATGCACTCCAACATGTGGCTGGCACCAGCCACGCAGGCAAACGTGAAGACGCTTCGCGAGCGCGGCTTCCACGTCATCGAACCTGCTTCTGGCGCACTCGGATCTGGCGACAGCGGTGTTGGCCGCCTTCCCGAACCTGGGGACATCGCGCGGGCGGCTCTCGAGATCCTCGCTGCTCACGAGCAGGCATCGAGTGCTCTTGCTGGTCGCACGGTTGTTGTGACGGCCGGCGGTACGCGTGAACCCATCGATCCGGTACGTTTTCTGGGCAATAAGTCGTCCGGCCGTCAGGGACTGGCGATCGCGTCGGCAGCGGCGCGAGCCGGCGCAACGGTACGCGTGATCGCTGCAAACATCGAGTCGGCTTTGCTCGCTACGTTGCCGACGGCCGTGCAGGTGACGCGAGTGGGAAGCACCCTGCAGATGCGCGAGGCAACGTTCGCGCAGGTGGCCGATGCCGATGCCCTCGTGATGACGGCAGCTGTCGCGGATTTCCGGCCCGAGGCCGCCTCGGAGTCGAAGATCAAGAAGGACCCATCCAACGAGGAAGCTCCGACGATTCGCCTGGTTCGTAACCCCGATATCCTCGCCGAGATCGGGCACAGCGACCAGCGCCCGCCCCTCGTCGTCGGATTCGCCGCAGAGACCGGCACCGACGAGGAGATTCTCGCCTACGGCGCTGATAAGGCAGCACGAAAGGGAGCTGATTTCATCTGCCTGAATCGGGTGGGGGAGAGCGTCGGATTCGGCGACGTACCCAACGACATTCGACTCCTTGATGCACGCGGGACCATCGCTGGCCGTTACGTCGGCTCAAAGGATGAGGTGGCCGCTGGTCTTGTCGGCCATATGGCTTCATTCCTTGATAATCTAAAGCGGTGA
- the metK gene encoding methionine adenosyltransferase: protein MSQQLFSSESVTEGHPDKVCDRISDAILDALLAADPRSRVAVETMAATGLIHIAGEVTTEAYVEIPEIVRREILSIGYDSSRVGFDGASCGVSVSLDGQSPDIAGGVDEALEVRGTQGGDPRDRLGAGDQGIMFGYASSDTPDLMPAPIWLAHRLAKRLTDVRKQGIVEGLRPDGKTQVTLAYEDGRPVGIDTVVVSTQHDEALSQSAIADAVRDYVINPVIEESGLALATGSMTTLINPSGRFVLGGPAADAGLTGRKIIVDTYGGMARHGGGAFSGKDPSKVDRSATYAARWVAKNVVAAGIAQRCEIQLAYAIGRARPIGLYVDTFGTASVPEERIADAIREVFDLRPLGMIEDLDLLRPIYRETAAYGHFGRDQFPWEATNRVDQLKAALA from the coding sequence GTGAGTCAACAGCTTTTTTCTTCTGAGTCCGTTACCGAAGGTCACCCCGACAAGGTCTGTGACCGTATTTCCGATGCGATCCTCGACGCGCTGCTTGCCGCCGATCCCCGCTCGCGCGTTGCCGTCGAGACGATGGCGGCAACCGGTCTCATCCACATCGCCGGTGAGGTGACGACCGAGGCGTACGTTGAGATCCCGGAGATCGTGCGTCGCGAGATCCTGTCGATCGGCTACGACTCGTCACGCGTTGGCTTCGACGGCGCCTCCTGTGGCGTGTCCGTGTCGCTCGACGGTCAGAGCCCAGACATTGCCGGCGGCGTTGATGAAGCTCTTGAGGTGCGCGGCACCCAGGGCGGTGACCCGCGCGACCGTCTCGGCGCGGGCGACCAGGGCATCATGTTTGGCTACGCTTCTTCGGATACCCCGGACCTCATGCCCGCCCCCATTTGGCTGGCGCACCGCCTCGCGAAGCGCCTGACTGACGTTCGCAAGCAGGGCATCGTTGAAGGGCTGCGTCCCGACGGCAAGACTCAGGTGACTCTCGCTTACGAGGACGGTCGCCCGGTGGGTATCGACACGGTCGTCGTGTCCACCCAGCACGACGAGGCGCTGTCGCAGTCCGCGATCGCCGACGCGGTGCGTGACTATGTCATTAACCCCGTCATAGAAGAGTCCGGCCTCGCACTGGCTACCGGCTCCATGACGACTCTCATCAACCCGTCGGGTCGTTTCGTTTTGGGTGGTCCCGCCGCGGACGCCGGCCTGACCGGCCGCAAGATCATCGTCGACACCTACGGTGGCATGGCCCGTCATGGCGGCGGCGCCTTCTCCGGCAAGGACCCGTCTAAGGTCGATCGTTCCGCGACCTACGCCGCCCGTTGGGTGGCCAAGAACGTCGTTGCCGCCGGCATCGCTCAGCGTTGCGAAATTCAGCTTGCCTACGCGATTGGACGCGCTCGCCCGATCGGCCTGTATGTTGATACCTTCGGGACTGCTTCCGTGCCCGAGGAGCGCATCGCGGATGCCATCCGCGAGGTTTTCGACCTGCGTCCCCTCGGCATGATTGAAGACCTCGATCTGCTGCGTCCGATCTACCGCGAGACCGCTGCGTACGGCCACTTCGGTCGCGACCAGTTCCCGTGGGAGGCGACCAACCGCGTTGACCAGCTGAAGGCTGCGCTCGCATGA
- a CDS encoding vitamin K epoxide reductase family protein produces MSEAVEAEDYLPSYETEGARRAWRRRTSLEMMISGFIGLVTSFVLSIEAWQLAANSSARFGCDISSVLSCSAVAQTWQARILGFPNAFLGIFFEAVVLAISVAIFAGVKFPRWYMLGTNLLYTIALFFAFWLFGQSYFIIQVLCPWCLLITLTTTLVFGGITRINIRDGVIPAPEGLRRIVAQGLDWALWGLIIFGVLAMVVAKYGLKLLG; encoded by the coding sequence ATGAGCGAGGCAGTGGAAGCCGAGGACTACCTGCCGTCGTACGAGACTGAGGGCGCTCGGCGCGCGTGGCGTCGGCGCACGAGCCTGGAAATGATGATTTCCGGCTTCATCGGCCTCGTCACGTCGTTTGTCCTCTCGATTGAGGCGTGGCAGCTCGCCGCTAACTCATCGGCGCGCTTCGGCTGCGATATTTCATCTGTGCTGTCGTGTTCAGCGGTCGCGCAGACGTGGCAGGCACGAATCCTCGGCTTTCCCAATGCGTTCCTCGGCATCTTTTTCGAGGCCGTGGTTCTCGCTATTTCCGTCGCCATTTTTGCTGGCGTGAAGTTCCCGCGCTGGTACATGCTGGGCACGAACCTGCTGTACACGATCGCGCTGTTCTTTGCGTTCTGGCTGTTCGGACAGTCGTATTTCATCATCCAGGTGCTGTGCCCGTGGTGCCTCTTGATCACCCTGACGACAACCCTCGTCTTTGGTGGAATCACTCGCATCAATATTCGCGATGGCGTCATCCCGGCGCCCGAGGGTCTGCGTCGTATCGTCGCCCAGGGTCTCGACTGGGCCCTGTGGGGTCTGATCATCTTTGGTGTCCTTGCCATGGTGGTCGCGAAGTACGGGCTGAAGCTTCTCGGCTGA